A part of Candida albicans SC5314 chromosome 2, complete sequence genomic DNA contains:
- a CDS encoding uncharacterized protein (Ortholog(s) have cytosol, nucleus localization), producing the protein MVSNIWIAAADNQRQIVEQYINSNEYTPNSKDPNGYTAIHAAASYGHLNLLQYLIEKGGDINIQDNEGDTPLHHVEDLKTAKYMVEKLGASYKIKNNDGLTAQQYIEEEDEFPEVAQYLKTLAHDKPIASEEEIKANEFIESLPAPGNIDGHQIRYSLENEAAQDGEEQLSPEELEERRKKIQAILESDNPEEALRDLVKNAVHEGMSQYKQEQHTTGNEEEPSSKRKKE; encoded by the coding sequence ATGGTCTCTAACATATGGATAGCAGCTGCAGACAATCAAAGACAAATAGTCGAACAGTATATCAATTCCAATGAGTACACCCCAAACTCAAAAGACCCTAACGGATATACTGCTATTCATGCAGCCGCCTCATACGGTCATCTCAATTTATTGCAGTACTTGATAGAGAAGGGAGGTGATATAAATATCCAAGATAATGAAGGTGATACACCGTTGCACCATGTTGAGGATTTGAAAACTGCAAAATATATGGTGGAGAAATTGGGAGCCAGTTATAAGATCAAAAACAATGATGGGTTAACGGCACAACAATACATTGAAGAAGAGGATGAATTCCCTGAAGTAGCACAATACTTGAAAACATTGGCTCATGATAAACCTATTGCtagtgaagaagaaataaagGCCAACGAGTTCATAGAATCTTTACCTGCTCCAGGAAATATCGATGGTCACCAAATTAGATATAGTTTGGAAAACGAGGCTGCACAAGACGGAGAAGAACAACTATCACCAGAGGAATTGGAGGaaagaaggaagaaaaTTCAAGCTATCTTGGAAAGTGACAATCCAGAGGAAGCATTAAGGGATTTGGTTAAAAATGCTGTTCATGAAGGTATGAGTCAGTAcaaacaagaacaacatACAACAGGCAATGAAGAGGAACCTTCaagtaaaagaaaaaaagaataa
- a CDS encoding uncharacterized protein (Protein of unknown function; expression regulated by white-opaque switch; repressed by alpha pheromone in SpiderM medium; Spider biofilm induced), protein MVVSDYSATQGLMALLYSLNKGATTGTGIKKLVDQAHNLIGPNIPAAVVDYNVGTQINLFGSYPTRADIAPSIVFAVIFGIIMLIHMAILIINTSRGHHFYLSYIWIVYSMMKVIGFALRAKWGTNQTLVAIGLTSEVFLIVPAVVIVSANLILAQRLFTWRHPVGGSRKLFWFFMISLYSFVTVLVAVTVLASFVPYLNFLSWWSYRSWIKAVQFTGVLVIVYSLTAVALIALSFWLPTKKDELRYTYQPWWIESFAPFYFVEKNAAQKAEASFMKRNSNHRHATRVIAATHHHFKSVKGLSNQRGDLKHNISMGLLIITTLLILIGDIGRCIVVFQARQSRHASQAANIWFMYVCWGIFEIIINALYIIGRVDLRFYRPDVLPAAVRSIVTAEQTYYPSSDEEEDGFHRDRPETYGKLRGRAEYGHATPNRHPAYGREDQESAFDDDEDDYFEDIDSQEWDFGGAKEKVSSSTEDTGQHPFGITQQDKKDEPPYPVYNSDKQHARFDDDNESEFNF, encoded by the coding sequence atggtGGTTTCTGATTATAGTGCTACACAAGGGCTCATGGCTCTTTTATATAGCCTTAACAAAGGAGCTACAACAGGGACAGgtatcaaaaaattggtgGATCAGGCCCATAATTTGATAGGGCCAAATATCCCTGCTGCCGTTGTTGATTATAATGTTGGCACCCAGatcaatttatttggtTCATACCCAACAAGAGCAGATATCGCTCCGTCTATCGTATTTGCAGTTATATTCGGTATAATTATGCTTATTCATATGGCCATTCTAATAATTAATACGTCGAGAGGCCATCATTTTTATCTTTCATATATTTGGATCGTATACAGTATGATGAAAGTTATTGGGTTTGCCTTGAGGGCCAAATGGGGTACCAATCAAACTTTAGTTGCAATTGGGTTAACTTCAGAAGTGTTCTTGATTGTTCCTGCAGTGGTGATTGTGTCGGCAAATTTGATACTTGCTCAACGTCTTTTCACTTGGAGACATCCTGTTGGTGGTTCGAGAAAATTGTTCTGGTTCTTTATGATTTCATTATATTCATTCGTCACCGTTTTAGTTGCAGTTACAGTTTTGGCATCGTTTGTCCCATACTTGAACTTTTTGAGTTGGTGGTCATACCGTTCTTGGATTAAAGCTGTCCAATTCACAGGGGTTTTGGTTATTGTCTACAGTTTAACTGCAGTGGCATTGATTGCTTTATCATTCTGGTTGCCAACCAAAAAGGATGAGCTCAGATACACTTACCAACCATGGTGGATTGAAAGTTTTGCCCCCTTCTATTTTGTTGAGAAAAATGCTGCCCAAAAAGCCGAAGCTTCATTCATGAAAAGAAACTCCAACCACAGACACGCCACTCGTGTTATCGCTGCCactcatcatcatttcaAACTGGTTAAAGGTTTATCTAACCAAAGAGGTGATTTGAAACACAATATATCCATGGGATTATTGATTATCACTACCTTGTTAATCTTGATTGGTGATATTGGTAGATGTATCGTTGTTTTCCAAGCAAGACAGTCAAGGCATGCCAGTCAAGCTGCAAATATATGGTTTATGTATGTTTGTTGGGGGATTTTcgaaatcattatcaatgcACTTTACATCATTGGTAGAGTGGATCTTAGATTTTACCGTCCAGATGTGTTACCTGCAGCAGTTAGATCTATTGTTACCGCTGAACAAACTTACTACCCATCttctgatgaagaagaagatgggTTCCATAGAGACAGACCAGAAACATATGGGAAACTCCGTGGAAGAGCAGAATACGGACATGCCACACCAAATCGTCACCCAGCATATGGTCGCGAAGATCAAGAGCTGGCATTTGATGACGACGAAGATGATTATTTCGAAGATATTGATTCTCAAGAATGGGACTTTGGTGGAgccaaagaaaaagtgtCTAGTTCTACAGAAGACACAGGTCAACATCCATTTGGTATCACACAACAAGACAAAAAAGACGAACCTCCATACCCAGTTTATAATAGTGATAAACAACATGCAAGATTTGATGACGATAATGAATCGGAATTCAACTTTTAG
- a CDS encoding uncharacterized protein (Protein of unknown function; rat catheter biofilm repressed) translates to MTDDYSATKGLFHLVLNINNGAAEGTGIMPLVTFAQNLIGTQLPNEIVTYSVGTLNNLFGGYPTHKDFAPSIVFTVLFGVFTIIHTIILCINTSRGHYFYLSYVWICYSIMKFLGFLLRALWSTDILKIKFGLASEVFLIVSTFIIVSANLILAQRLFTWRHPVGGSRKLFWGFMFATYGMVLVVIAITILASFVPYLYYLSEKSYSSWVKTVQFTAVLILAYCLTSVALIGLSFWLPTKKDESRYTYQPWWIESFAPFYFVKKGAAQEAEATFMKRNSNHRHATRVIAATHHHFKMVKGLSTERGDLKHNVSMGLLIISTVLTLFGSIVRAIVVFQAREHKFASPAESIWFGYLCWGVFESIISILYIVCRVDLRFYRPDILPQAVRAIITAQQSYYPSDDESGDNDDNHNYKSEIIDKPEPQQQHVYAKHIGGFRGDEKSVVDEDEFDDIDFDEWDFGEVKKDRTNTSSDQSFVNSSSHWEKGRAHPTQIQSSKSVKYQDTKEPDMEFQF, encoded by the coding sequence GATTATTCAGCAACAAAGGGATTATTCCACCTTGTTCtcaatattaataatggtGCTGCTGAAGGAACAGGAATTATGCCTTTAGTGACTTTTGCTCAAAACTTGATAGGAACTCAATTACCCAATGAAATTGTAACATATAGTGTGGGTACTTTAAACAATCTTTTTGGTGGTTATCCAACACATAAAGATTTTGCCCCATCAATAGTATTTACAGTATTATTTGGAGTCTTTACAATTATTCACACAATCATTCTTTGTATCAACACATCCAGGGgtcattatttttatctttcATATGTATGGATATGCTACAGTATTATGAAATTTCTTGGGTTTCTTTTAAGAGCACTTTGGTCTACCGATATACTCAAGATTAAATTTGGATTGGCTTCTGAAGTTTTCCTTATTGTTTcaacatttattattgtatctgcaaatttgattttagcTCAACGTTTGTTCACTTGGAGACATCCTGTAGGAGGTTCAAGAAAATTGTTTTGGGGATTTATGTTTGCTACATATGGAATGGTTTTAGTAGTTATTGCAATCACAATATTGGCATCATTTGTACCTTACTTGTATTATTTGAGTGAAAAGTCATACTCGTCATGGGTAAAAACTGTTCAGTTTACTGcagttttaattttagCATATTGTTTGACGTCGGTGGCATTGATTGGTTTGTCGTTTTGGTTGCCCACTAAGAAAGATGAGAGTAGGTACACTTATCAACCCTGGTGGATTGAAAGTTTTGCTCCGTTTTATTTTGTGAAAAAAGGTGCAGCACAGGAAGCTGAAGCAACGTTTATGAAACGGAATTCCAACCATAGACATGCTACTCGTGTCATTGCTGCCactcatcatcattttaAAATGGTCAAAGGATTATCTACTGAGAGAGGAGACCTCAAACATAACGTGTCAATGGgattattgattatatcTACAGTATTGACTTTGTTTGGTTCCATAGTCAGAGCAATAGTGGTATTTCAGGCAAGAGAACATAAATTTGCTTCTCCAGCTGAAAGTATTTGGTTTGGATACTTATGTTGGGGAGTTTTTGAAAGCATCATCAGTATTCTTTACATTGTTTGCAGAGTCGATCTTAGATTCTATCGTCCTGATATATTACCTCAAGCAGTCAGAGCTATCATTACTGCCCAACAATCATACTATCCTTCAGACGATGAAAGTGGcgataatgatgataatcataattataaatcagaaataattgataaaccaGAACCACAGCAACAGCATGTTTATGCTAAACACATTGGTGGGTTTAGAGGAGATGAAAAActggttgttgatgaagacgaatttgatgatattgacTTTGATGAATGGGATTTTGGGGAAGTCAAAAAAGATAGAACTAACACAAGTTCAGATCAATCTTTTGTCAATAGTTCTTCTCACTGGGAAAAAGGAAGGGCACATCCAACTCAAATTCAAAGCAGCAAATCTGTCAAATATCAGGACACTAAAGAACCAGATATggaatttcaattttaa